Part of the Desulfitibacter alkalitolerans DSM 16504 genome is shown below.
TTTCCATGTTTCGACACTTGAACGGTGATTCGCTTGTACTCATCTCCATGATTCTCACCTGACAAAGTCTTAGCTTTGCCTTTTCCTTAACGCTCACCACCATGGCTTTTGACCACAGCAGCTTAAGGTGGTTTGGAGCCCACACCTGAATGTTGACTCCGAAGGGCCTTCCTTCATCTTTCATAGAGCCTAAACTCTTAAGTTATCTTTCTATGAGTCTGTTTTTCGTGGCACACAACCGTCCCCCTGGTTTTTGAATTAAGATTGGTATGATATCGCATAATAAGACAGAAGGACCCGTCCCTTTGTTTTTTCTTGGAGGTGGTTAGATGGCTGTCAATAGTCTTGCAGAATTTCTTGGGAAGCTAAAAATGTGTTTAGATCTTATGCAGGTTCCACCTGATTCTGATAATGTTGACAAGGATAATATATTTAAAGATTATTTAGACCTGGCTGAGCATTATAGGATTTTAGATGAACATTTGCAGACAGTTGATAAACTGTCCTTTGATCCCCTGTCAGAAGCTTTTTGCCTTATCATCAATGAACTAAATAGAAACAAACTGGATAAGGGCAAAATGGGAATTAATGAGCTTTTAAAATTCTATCTGCGAAAGGTTCAAAAGGATAACCAGGTAGGTTGTACACATCTTTTCATGACAAGAATAAAGTACATATTCCTTTATAGCTTATTGGATTCTTTCCCTTTTACAGAGCTGTTATGGCGATATATGTGTAAGTGTATCCAACCAGTTGGTTTTTATTTATTAGAAAAACAGTTAAACGAGGCTTGCCTGATTTATTCCGATTATATATCTATAATAGGCAAAACCGCTGCCCGTCACGGCCTTCCAACTGATAAGCTTCAGCATTTTCTTAGAATGACAGAGGTAAAAGCTCTGGAAGTAGGTCTTGATAAGCTTGCCGGCCATGTAAAAAACCATAGACATAATATTGAATCCTAGGGGAGATTTAATTGTTTGAAACAAATTTCTATATATTAATCCTTTTAAGTATTAGCAGCACCCTTGTTGGGTTATTAGGTTCTACGAGTATTTTCGTATCATTAATTGTGCAAAGAAGGGTTGAAAGGCTTCAGGAAATTTTTGAAGACCTGATAAACCTATCTTTTAATGAGGAAAAAAACTTAACATCGGAAATATATGAGTTAATAAACCGCTATCAGATGCATTATATCCTGCCCCATGGGCCCAGCAATACTATAACCTGGTATATTGACTTTTCCATAATGCTGACAATTTCAATGTGGATATTAGCAATAACATTGGCTATTAAAGGTTCTATAGCACCTTTGACCATATTTCTACTACTGCCCCTGGTAATTTGTTTTCCCATCTTACTGTTTTTTAGAAAGCTATTAATAAATGCAATAAACCCTTTAGATAACAAAATGTTTAACTCAATACTGCCATCTCCGGTAAAGCTTCGAAGCATATCCTATCTAAGCAATTACGTAAATATATCTGTCAAAGCATTGCTCAAGCAATCCAGATTAAATGTGAGCATCGAAAGAAAGGTCTCGGAAAAGAAACATCCTAGTATCAAGGGTAAGGTTGTCCTAAAACAGGAGCTTTCTTTTGATGATTATTATTATTATATTAGTATATATGATGATAAAAGGGCGTACTTTATTGGGTTCGGATACCTGGATTTAAGCTTTCCTCCAGACAGTATTACAAAAAAACCTGTGCCAATCCTGCGAAATATAAATGTTAACCTAGGGTATCTTCTTTGGAACAACTTAAATGATTATCTGACTGTTTCACTGCTGGTCTTTCCTCTAGGGGACAAAAATCCCATTCAGTTTGACTACAGTATGTTAAGGGACGGAAGTTTTTTTGTTCCCCATAAAGATACCAGGTGCTTCATTAATCAAAACATAATTTACAAAATAGATAATGGTAATTTAAAGCTAATAAGGCATGAGAGCAATCTGCCCTATCTGGCAAAGGTGTTTAATTTTTATAGCAAAAACAATGAGCGTTGTTTTGTTCAGGAACCATATAGAGACTTTAATAAACAAAGGATTCAGATATGTTCTGAACCTTCTAAAGTCCAGTAGACTGACCAGTTGAAAAATATAATAAAAGAATCATTACACCATTCCAAAGTCCATGAGCCAACATACAAGCAAACAGGGAACCTGACTTTTCATAGATATAAGCCAGGCCTATTCCTCCTAATAAAAGTGGAAAAAACCTGAGTATATCAAAGTGCAGCAACGCAAAGAATATTCCTGAAACAATCATTCCAGCTGCCAGGCCCCACTTTTTCTTAAATACAGGATATACCATTCCTCTAAAGTATATTTCTTCTCCTATGGGTGCCAGAATTGCGCCAATGATTAATAGTATAATTAAGTCATTATAGCCTTGTGCTTCTAACACAAGCTTTGCAAATGGCTGTAAAGATGGCTTCACTGGAAGGATAAGCTCCATGATTAATCCTGCAAATACCACTAACCCAAATAAAATTATGCCGCCAAAGATACCATGGGTTAGTATCCTGGTCAGGTTCCCGGCTCTAATACCAATTTCCTTCCAGGTGACTCCTTTTATAATATTAAAATACACTAAAGCCAAAATAACAGCTGTTGTTTGAAACATGGTACTGATGAGATATTTTTGAGTTATTACTAAACCTTCTATCAAGCCAGCTGTAAGCCATGTAAAAACGTTAGTTAATATAAAAATAAAGCCTAAAACCAATAGAACATCTAAAATACCCCATTTACCTTTGCTTTCACTAGTATGCACCCATCTGCCACCTTTCTATCTGCAAATAACTACGTTATAGTATATAGTATTTATTTCATTTATAAAAGATACATTAATTGTTTACTCTTGTTTGTTAAATGCAGCTTACTTAGTATTATAGTAATTACGTAATGCAAAAAATTACAGCATACTTTACTTGCGAAAAGCAAATAAACTAAGACCATCAGGGAATACTAAGTTATAGATTTTCGCCCTTTTTCCTTTTATTCTATTAATATGTTTACCAACAATCCTATTAACCAAAAAATTTAACAAAGGAGCTGCTTTAAAAAATGGAAACAATATTGACAATACTTACTATAATGGTGATCCTGATAATAGCCATCTTTGTGGCACTCAGGGCAAGCAATTTTATGGGTAGGAGGTTTGGCGATAATGGTAAAAAAAAACAAAATATTAAAGCCAGTTCAGAAATGATCAACCGGGTTTCTCCCTTTAATGCTCAATTTGATTTTGAGGCTTCAAAGGAGCTCTCAACCAGGACAGACACTATAGAATATTTTAACCCTGTTGAGCTCCACATAGATGATGAGACACATATTACCCTTCTTGCAAGAAACCCCTATTGGCTTTATGCCTACTGGCATATTCGTGAAGATACCATTAGAAATTTTGAAAATAGATTTGGAGATGGGAGTTGGGAGAATTATCATCTTTTCTTAAAGCTTGTTAATTTGTCAGCACATAAAGACTATTTGCTGCCAATAAATAATTATGCAGATAGTTGGTACATTAAAGTAGGAGATACTCACTGTGAGTGGAAGGTGTATTTAGGAAAGATGGTTCCGGAAGAAGGACTTATAATATTAGCTGAATCTAATACAGCAATAACTCCCCCTGCTAGTCCATCTTCTGTCATTGACCCTGAATGGGAACCCTTGGATGAAATTTGGAAGGAACTCCTGGCCAGGGGCTTTGTTACTAATCTTACAACAGACATTAACTCAGAAGGATTAATAAAAAGGAGAAAGGATGATTAATTTGTCAAAGGGCTATTTAGCTTTCATACTTCATGCCCATCTTCCTTATGTCCATCATCCATTACAGGAAAACCTGCTGGAAGAGAGATGGCTTTTTGAAGCTATTACAGAAACATACATTCCGCTTATCTCAGTATTTAAGAGGTTAAATGAAGAAGGGGTTAAATATAGACTTACCCTATCTTTAAGTCCCCCACTACTTTCCATGCTGGACACCCCTTTACTGCAGGAACGTTATCTTACACACTTGACAAAATTAAGGGAATTAGCAGTTCAAGAATTAGATAGGACATCAAATCAACCAGACTTTCATTACGTGGCACAGATGTATAAAAGAAATCTTGATGAAGCCTATAATATTTTTCATGAAACCTATCAGGGTAATCTAATAAAAGCATTTAAGGAATTAGAAGACGAGGGTGGGTTAGAATTAATAACCTGTGCCGCCACACATGGGTTTTTGCCACTATTACATGTGAACAATTCTGCTATAAAGGCACAGCTAAAGGTGGGGGTTGAAGCCTTTGCCCAGCATTTTGGCCACTATCCAAAGGGAATGTGGATTCCAGAATGTGGTTATTATTATGGTTTGGAAAAAGAGCTGTCCCAGGTTGGAATTAAATACTTTATTGTTGACAGTCATGGGATCATGTTTGCTGCTCCGCGTCCCAAATACGGCACATTAGCTCCCATAAGAACCCAAACCGGGGTTGCTGCTTTTGCCAGGGACCATGAATCTTCCAAGCAGGTATGGAGCTCAACGGAAGGTTATCCTGGAGATTGCGACTATAGAGAATACTATCGTGATATTGGGTATGACCTGGACTATGAGTATATAAAAGACTATATACATCCTGAGGGAATAAGGGTAAATACTGGCTTTAAATATCATAGAATTACAGGCAAGACAGATTGGAAGGAATGCTATCAACCTGATTGGGCAAGGGAAAAGGCTGCCATCCATGCTGGCAATTTCATGTTTAATAGGATCGAACAGGTAAAGCACCATGCGCAGCATATGAGTAATCCACCCATTATAGTAAGCCCATATGATGCTGAATTATTTGGGCACTGGTGGTATGAGGGTCCACTATGGCTTGAACTGCTGCTTAAAAAATTGCATTATGATCAGAATGTAGTTGAGACACTTACCCCCGGTGATTACCTTGATAGACATAGTAAAATTCAAGTCAGTACTCCCTGTCCGTCAAGTTGGGGTAATGCAGGCTATAACGATGTATGGCTTGAGGGAAGTAATGATTGGATCTATCGTCGACTTCATAGAGCAGCAAGGCAAATGGAACGTATTGCGGCAGTGGTAAAAGATACAAAGGGGATAAGGCGGCGAATTCTCAATCAAATGGCCAGAGAATTATTGTTAGCACAAAGCTCAGACTGGGCCTTTATCATGAAAACAGGCACCATGGTGGAATATGCAAAAATGAGAACAGTTTCCCATTTGGAAAATTTCAACGGTCTGGTACATGCCTTAAAGGATGGAAAAATTGATACAAAGTGGCTGGAAGAAATTGAAAGGGAAGATAATATATTTCCTGATATTAATTACGAGGTATATTGCAGTTAATGCAGCCTTGGCTTGCAGTACAGTTGCTAGCCTGTATTATGTGTAAAATAAAGCTATGGAGACAGGGGACCCGGACTATCCCTTTACTCCATAGCTTGTTTTTTTGCGTTTTTATGTCTGCAGCATTTTTTGGATTTTATTCCTGTAAAAAACCCCTAGCTCTTCTGCTGCCTCCTGGGATAATCCCTCTGTATATATATTATATTGGGGCTCTTCACTATGAGGCAGTACTAGTGCCCAACCTTTTTCATGTCTAATCTTAACTCCGTCAATTAGTTCAACTGGAAGCTCCTTGACCTCACTTATTAAAGCTCTCATTATTCTACCCTTTTGCTCCCACGGACAAGGGGCTGTATTGACCTGAAGATGGATATCAGGAATTTCGTCTACTAAATCCCCAAGACTTATATTTTCCTCAACCAAAAAGTCCATGAGCATCACAACTGCATATAATGAGTCATTTTGCATAAAGAACTGGGAATAGGGCTTTTGTAAGCTTGCAGTTTCCTCTCTTACAAGTTCTCCCATAAGAGCCCAGGGCGCTGTTTTTGTTCTAACGACCCGACCGTTATATTTTTCACCAAGCTTTTCAATGGTTTCCGAGGCTGTTACAGGAACCACCACAATACCCCCATTATTTGCTTTAAAAAGCACCAATGCCATAAGAACTGTAAACATATGCTCATCAATTTGGCGACCCCGATTATCAACAAGTATTACTCTTTCACCATTAGCATCAAGGATAATGCCAAAGTCTAGTCCCTCATTGACAATCTTTTTAGACATTTCATCTGCCAATTGGATTTGCTTTTTAAAGCTTTTTTCCTCTAGGTCATGATGTTTAAAGTATTGGAGATCACATTTCAAGCGACCTGATAATTCCTTAAAAAGGCTCTCCATTACCTTACCTCTAGTGTTAATTAGTATCCTAAAGTTCCTTAGGTTAATTTTCTCTACAGCAATGTTACTCATTATATTGTCTAGATATGAAGATAGGGAATGCTGTATTAATACATTCTCTCCAATCTCTCCCTCCTGAACCCTTCTGAAATCCTCCCTGTTGTAGATTCCTTCTATTTTTCTCTCCATATCCCTGTTAATATTGATTCCTTTACCATCAACAAACTGCAGCCAGCATTTATCAAGATTATTGTGGTCAGTCTTGATATGCACCCCACCCTGGGCACCTATACCCCTCACAGCAAATCTATGTATTGGCATGGTTTGCTCCCCTAAGTCTGACACCTTGACACCTGTAGACATTAGACCAGATATAAAGGACCCTTTTAGCATTTTAGTTAC
Proteins encoded:
- a CDS encoding DUF4912 domain-containing protein; the encoded protein is METILTILTIMVILIIAIFVALRASNFMGRRFGDNGKKKQNIKASSEMINRVSPFNAQFDFEASKELSTRTDTIEYFNPVELHIDDETHITLLARNPYWLYAYWHIREDTIRNFENRFGDGSWENYHLFLKLVNLSAHKDYLLPINNYADSWYIKVGDTHCEWKVYLGKMVPEEGLIILAESNTAITPPASPSSVIDPEWEPLDEIWKELLARGFVTNLTTDINSEGLIKRRKDD
- a CDS encoding 1,4-alpha-glucan branching protein domain-containing protein codes for the protein MSKGYLAFILHAHLPYVHHPLQENLLEERWLFEAITETYIPLISVFKRLNEEGVKYRLTLSLSPPLLSMLDTPLLQERYLTHLTKLRELAVQELDRTSNQPDFHYVAQMYKRNLDEAYNIFHETYQGNLIKAFKELEDEGGLELITCAATHGFLPLLHVNNSAIKAQLKVGVEAFAQHFGHYPKGMWIPECGYYYGLEKELSQVGIKYFIVDSHGIMFAAPRPKYGTLAPIRTQTGVAAFARDHESSKQVWSSTEGYPGDCDYREYYRDIGYDLDYEYIKDYIHPEGIRVNTGFKYHRITGKTDWKECYQPDWAREKAAIHAGNFMFNRIEQVKHHAQHMSNPPIIVSPYDAELFGHWWYEGPLWLELLLKKLHYDQNVVETLTPGDYLDRHSKIQVSTPCPSSWGNAGYNDVWLEGSNDWIYRRLHRAARQMERIAAVVKDTKGIRRRILNQMARELLLAQSSDWAFIMKTGTMVEYAKMRTVSHLENFNGLVHALKDGKIDTKWLEEIEREDNIFPDINYEVYCS
- a CDS encoding CPBP family intramembrane glutamic endopeptidase, with the protein product MHTSESKGKWGILDVLLVLGFIFILTNVFTWLTAGLIEGLVITQKYLISTMFQTTAVILALVYFNIIKGVTWKEIGIRAGNLTRILTHGIFGGIILFGLVVFAGLIMELILPVKPSLQPFAKLVLEAQGYNDLIILLIIGAILAPIGEEIYFRGMVYPVFKKKWGLAAGMIVSGIFFALLHFDILRFFPLLLGGIGLAYIYEKSGSLFACMLAHGLWNGVMILLLYFSTGQSTGL